A window of the Streptomyces luomodiensis genome harbors these coding sequences:
- a CDS encoding ABC transporter ATP-binding protein gives MTTLEVRDLIKEFTLRSGLRRTRLRAVHRVGFTLVPGRTVALVGASGSGKSTVARMIARLEKPTSGTIAAVGPDGARIEDRHYRDHVQMVFQDPFASLNPFHSIEHHLARPLVLHGRAKGREQVHEQAARLLERVNLPIDLIGRRPHELSGGQRQRVAIARALAPGAQVIVADEPVSMLDVSSRLGVLNLLAGLQREHDLAVLYITHDLATARHFSDSVLVMNRGRIVERGPADDVILNPQHPYTQSLAAAAPNPELRGRLRSAEPEPQVTSDRGHLTYDHDARRWIDIDTEADADAVAV, from the coding sequence ATGACCACGCTGGAAGTACGGGATCTGATCAAGGAGTTCACGCTCAGGTCCGGACTGCGCCGCACCCGGCTGCGGGCCGTCCACCGGGTCGGCTTCACCCTGGTGCCCGGTCGCACCGTCGCTCTCGTCGGGGCTTCCGGGTCGGGCAAGTCCACCGTCGCCCGCATGATCGCCCGGCTGGAGAAGCCCACGTCCGGCACCATCGCGGCCGTCGGCCCGGACGGAGCGCGGATCGAGGACCGCCACTACCGGGACCATGTGCAGATGGTTTTCCAGGACCCGTTCGCCTCGCTCAATCCCTTCCACAGCATCGAGCACCACCTGGCCCGTCCTCTGGTGCTGCACGGGCGGGCGAAAGGACGCGAGCAGGTCCATGAGCAGGCGGCGCGGCTCCTGGAGCGCGTGAACCTCCCCATCGACCTCATCGGCCGCCGCCCGCACGAACTCTCGGGCGGCCAGCGCCAGCGCGTCGCCATCGCACGCGCCCTCGCGCCCGGCGCACAGGTGATCGTCGCCGACGAGCCCGTCTCCATGCTGGACGTGTCCAGCCGTCTCGGCGTCCTCAACCTCCTGGCCGGGCTGCAGCGGGAGCACGATCTCGCGGTGCTCTACATCACCCACGACCTGGCCACGGCACGGCACTTCTCCGACAGCGTCCTGGTGATGAACCGCGGCCGGATCGTCGAGCGCGGTCCGGCCGACGACGTCATCCTCAACCCCCAGCACCCCTATACCCAGTCCTTGGCCGCCGCCGCCCCGAACCCCGAACTGCGCGGCCGGCTGCGCTCGGCGGAGCCTGAACCACAGGTGACCTCCGACCGCGGTCACCTCACCTACGACCACGACGCCCGGCGATGGATCGACATCGACACCGAAGCGGACGCCGACGCCGTGGCGGTGTAA
- a CDS encoding ABC transporter ATP-binding protein, which produces MTHNLSSNAAPAAGEVTRDAVLTVRDLNVVYQGAPPVHAVKDVSLTLHRGEILGLAGESGCGKSTLAYAINRLHEWPAEVTSGSVTFHDRDGQDLDLLALRSEQLRRFRWSKLSMVFQGAMNALNPVTSVRAQLEDVLTTHRPGMSKQDRRARCAGVLELVGVEPRRMDSYPHELSGGMRQRVMIAMALLLDPQVVIMDEPTTALDVLVQRGILREILRLRDELGFAVIFITHDLPLLLELSDRIAVMLRGQVVEYDTAETIYGQPRHPYTRQLLDSFPSLTGERGAFLRGGATVDRETSPGAAPTEPGTADGNQVRSHGGAR; this is translated from the coding sequence ATGACCCACAACCTGTCGTCGAACGCTGCTCCGGCAGCCGGTGAAGTCACACGGGACGCGGTGCTGACAGTGCGTGACCTGAACGTCGTGTACCAGGGCGCTCCGCCCGTGCACGCCGTCAAAGACGTCTCCCTCACCCTTCACCGGGGCGAGATCCTCGGCCTGGCAGGGGAGTCCGGCTGCGGCAAGAGCACCCTCGCCTACGCCATCAACCGGCTCCACGAGTGGCCCGCCGAGGTCACCTCCGGATCGGTCACCTTCCACGACCGCGACGGACAGGACCTGGACCTGCTCGCCCTGCGTAGCGAGCAACTGCGCAGATTCCGGTGGTCAAAGCTGTCCATGGTGTTCCAGGGCGCGATGAACGCCCTCAACCCGGTCACCTCCGTACGAGCGCAACTGGAGGACGTGCTCACCACGCACCGCCCCGGCATGTCCAAGCAGGACCGCAGAGCACGCTGTGCGGGGGTACTGGAGCTCGTCGGTGTCGAGCCCCGCCGGATGGACTCCTATCCGCACGAGCTCTCCGGCGGGATGCGGCAGCGCGTGATGATCGCCATGGCACTGCTGCTCGACCCGCAGGTCGTGATCATGGATGAGCCGACCACTGCCCTCGACGTCCTGGTGCAGCGCGGCATCCTGCGAGAGATCCTCCGGCTGCGCGACGAACTCGGCTTCGCCGTCATCTTCATCACCCACGACCTGCCCCTGCTGCTGGAGCTGAGCGACCGTATCGCCGTGATGCTGCGCGGCCAGGTCGTCGAGTACGACACCGCTGAGACGATCTACGGGCAACCGCGCCATCCCTACACCCGCCAGCTGCTGGACTCCTTCCCGAGCCTCACGGGGGAACGGGGGGCCTTCCTGCGCGGCGGCGCGACGGTCGACCGGGAGACCTCGCCCGGCGCGGCGCCCACCGAGCCCGGCACGGCAGACGGAAACCAGGTTCGTTCCCACGGGGGTGCCCGATGA
- a CDS encoding ABC transporter permease, giving the protein MTSVIPPSSGLEDLPPGAESGAVPSPASTRRTGWRAMLPTWTPKLAIGLGLVVAIALFGLIGPVFAGNPDTIRNIGLTAPGGDHWLGTTQTGQDVLDQLTHATRGSLQIGLLVGVMATALSAVFGVIGGYVGGIVDEVFSLFSNVMLVIPGLPLVIVISGFVPADQRGSWTIALVLALTGWAAAARVLRAQTLSLRNRDYVAAARVAGEKPWRVICVEILPNLLPVLASQFVFSVIAAILSEAGLSFLGLGASNSSTLGTMLYFAQNGFALQRAAWWWFVPPGLIIAAFGCGLALINLSLDEIINPRLRRPGRKRVGRATSGSSRNHAVRSTVA; this is encoded by the coding sequence GTGACGAGTGTCATTCCCCCCTCCAGCGGTCTGGAGGACCTGCCGCCCGGTGCCGAGTCCGGCGCCGTGCCCTCACCCGCGTCCACCCGGCGCACCGGTTGGCGCGCCATGCTGCCGACCTGGACGCCGAAGCTGGCCATCGGTCTCGGTTTGGTGGTCGCCATCGCGCTGTTCGGTCTCATCGGGCCGGTCTTCGCCGGCAATCCGGACACCATCCGCAACATCGGCCTCACCGCACCGGGCGGTGACCATTGGCTGGGCACCACTCAGACCGGCCAGGACGTGCTCGACCAGCTCACCCACGCCACGCGGGGATCGCTGCAGATCGGTCTCCTCGTCGGCGTCATGGCCACGGCCCTGTCCGCCGTGTTCGGAGTGATCGGTGGCTACGTCGGCGGCATCGTCGACGAGGTGTTCTCGTTGTTCTCCAACGTCATGCTCGTCATCCCCGGCCTCCCGCTGGTGATCGTCATCTCGGGGTTCGTCCCCGCCGACCAGCGCGGATCGTGGACCATTGCCCTGGTACTGGCCCTCACGGGCTGGGCCGCGGCGGCGCGTGTGCTGCGTGCCCAGACCCTCTCCCTGCGCAACCGCGACTACGTGGCCGCGGCCAGGGTCGCCGGGGAGAAGCCCTGGCGCGTGATCTGTGTGGAGATCCTGCCCAATCTGCTGCCGGTGCTGGCCTCGCAGTTCGTCTTCTCGGTGATCGCCGCCATTCTCAGCGAGGCGGGTCTGTCGTTCCTCGGTCTGGGCGCCTCCAACTCCTCCACGCTGGGCACCATGCTGTACTTCGCGCAGAACGGCTTCGCGCTGCAGCGGGCGGCGTGGTGGTGGTTCGTGCCGCCCGGCCTGATCATCGCCGCCTTCGGATGCGGGCTCGCCCTCATCAACCTCAGTCTGGACGAGATCATCAACCCGCGGCTGCGCCGGCCCGGTCGCAAACGCGTGGGCCGGGCCACATCCGGGAGTAGCCGGAACCACGCCGTCAGGAGCACCGTCGCATGA
- a CDS encoding ABC transporter permease, which produces MRYYARKIGFYLVALWAAVTLNFFIPRMMPGNPVDILMAKLQQRGGTVDPSVRRSYELLLGADRSDSLARQYLSYLGNLLHGDFGVSVSSYPAKVSDVIGQSLPWTIVLIGLATLVSFVLGLVLGTLVGWKRGSWLDSIIPSTTVLAAVPYFWLALILAALLSSTLHWFPLLGGYDVSLSMGWNWSFISSAVSHGILPALTIVISSVGGWLLGMRNMMVSTAAEDYILTARAKGLRNSRIMIRYAARNAALPSVAGFATSLGFVVSGSVMTEQVFSYPGIGGRLLQAVENNDYALMQGIFLVITVAVLGANLLVDLLYGLIDPRTRASN; this is translated from the coding sequence ATGAGGTACTACGCCCGCAAGATCGGTTTCTATCTCGTCGCCCTGTGGGCGGCCGTCACCCTCAACTTCTTCATCCCCAGGATGATGCCGGGGAACCCGGTGGACATCCTGATGGCGAAGCTTCAGCAGCGTGGCGGCACGGTCGACCCGTCGGTCCGCCGGTCCTACGAACTCCTCCTCGGGGCCGACCGCAGCGACTCACTCGCGCGGCAGTACCTCTCCTACCTGGGCAATCTGCTGCACGGCGACTTCGGGGTCTCGGTCAGCTCCTACCCCGCCAAGGTGTCGGACGTGATCGGGCAGTCCCTGCCCTGGACCATCGTCCTGATCGGACTGGCGACGCTGGTCTCCTTCGTCCTCGGTCTCGTCCTCGGGACCCTGGTGGGCTGGAAGCGCGGCTCCTGGCTGGACTCGATCATCCCCAGCACCACTGTGCTGGCGGCCGTGCCCTACTTCTGGCTGGCCCTGATCCTGGCGGCCCTGCTGTCCTCCACCCTGCACTGGTTTCCGCTGCTCGGCGGGTATGACGTGTCCCTCTCCATGGGCTGGAACTGGTCCTTCATCTCCTCGGCCGTCTCCCACGGCATCTTGCCCGCGCTGACCATCGTGATCTCCTCCGTGGGCGGATGGCTGCTGGGCATGCGCAACATGATGGTGTCCACCGCAGCCGAGGACTACATCCTCACGGCACGCGCCAAGGGCCTGCGCAACAGCCGCATCATGATCCGCTACGCCGCACGCAACGCGGCGCTCCCCTCGGTGGCGGGATTCGCCACCTCCCTCGGCTTCGTGGTGTCCGGATCCGTCATGACCGAGCAGGTCTTTTCCTATCCCGGCATCGGCGGCCGCCTGCTGCAGGCCGTCGAGAACAACGACTATGCGCTGATGCAGGGCATCTTCCTGGTCATCACCGTCGCGGTCCTGGGCGCCAACCTGCTCGTGGATCTGCTCTACGGGCTGATCGACCCCCGTACCCGAGCGAGCAACTGA
- a CDS encoding ABC transporter substrate-binding protein: protein MTLSLALTGCSADGGAGGGGSDTLVAYTSQSGDYQINFNPYSPTAIDGPGTIFEPLFFYNIARKDKPEPRLGTAFSWNKQGTELSVTLRSDARWSDGQKFTADDVVFTLDMIRKTPGMNSTGYSGTATAVDPTHVKITFDKPSFSNGPQVLGRSWIVPKHIWSKIAKPSEDVMRKPVGTGPFKLAGFKPQAFTLEANPDYYGGAPALKKVRFVTLSGNQSGADALKTGQIDWQTGPVPDIKNVSKNYPGYQAVTVPMNQAALFTCSNADLGCSGPQTDPAVRKAIYYAMDRTQLNALAFENTASEISPGFALPERDHALVSPELTDRIAPMQPQADKAADLLQAAGYTKGSDGIYAKNGKKLALTVKVVSGWTDYITAVTTIAEQLKKAGIKLTVQQVSWNEWSDARGRGQYQLLIDSLSQGPAPDPFYLYSYFFSAKTTAPVGRIANPNFARFKDTKVDAALNALEAIDPQDTAARKPYYDTIQTEIEKSMPYIPILTGGTTSEFNASKFTGWPTEDDLYAFPAVWGRPDNSQVFLHLKPAK from the coding sequence GTGACCCTCAGCCTTGCCCTCACGGGGTGCAGCGCCGACGGTGGCGCCGGCGGTGGTGGCTCCGACACGCTGGTTGCCTACACGAGCCAGAGCGGCGACTACCAGATCAACTTCAACCCCTACTCGCCGACCGCGATCGACGGTCCGGGCACGATCTTCGAGCCGTTGTTCTTCTACAACATCGCGCGCAAGGACAAGCCCGAGCCGCGACTGGGCACGGCCTTCTCCTGGAACAAGCAGGGCACCGAGCTCTCGGTCACCCTTCGGTCCGACGCCAGGTGGAGCGACGGACAGAAGTTCACCGCGGACGATGTCGTCTTCACCCTCGACATGATCCGCAAGACCCCCGGCATGAACAGCACGGGGTACTCCGGCACCGCCACGGCCGTCGACCCCACCCATGTGAAGATCACCTTCGACAAGCCGTCCTTCAGCAACGGTCCGCAGGTCCTCGGCAGGTCCTGGATCGTCCCGAAGCACATCTGGTCGAAGATCGCCAAGCCGTCCGAGGACGTGATGAGGAAGCCGGTGGGTACCGGGCCCTTCAAGCTGGCCGGGTTCAAACCGCAGGCGTTCACCCTGGAGGCGAACCCGGACTACTACGGGGGCGCCCCCGCGCTGAAGAAGGTCCGCTTCGTCACGCTCTCCGGCAACCAGTCCGGCGCCGACGCCCTCAAGACCGGCCAGATCGACTGGCAGACCGGCCCCGTCCCCGACATCAAGAACGTCTCGAAGAACTACCCGGGCTACCAGGCCGTCACCGTGCCGATGAACCAGGCCGCCCTGTTCACCTGCTCCAACGCCGACCTCGGGTGCTCGGGACCGCAGACCGACCCGGCGGTGCGCAAGGCGATCTACTACGCGATGGACCGCACCCAGCTGAACGCGCTGGCCTTCGAGAACACCGCCAGCGAGATCTCACCGGGCTTCGCCCTGCCCGAACGCGACCACGCGCTGGTGTCGCCCGAGCTCACGGACCGCATTGCGCCGATGCAGCCGCAGGCGGACAAGGCCGCCGACCTGCTCCAGGCCGCCGGCTACACCAAGGGGTCCGACGGCATCTACGCCAAGAACGGCAAGAAGCTGGCCCTCACGGTCAAGGTCGTCTCCGGCTGGACCGACTACATCACCGCCGTCACCACCATCGCCGAACAGCTGAAGAAGGCGGGCATCAAGCTCACCGTGCAGCAGGTGTCGTGGAACGAGTGGTCCGACGCCCGCGGCCGCGGCCAGTACCAACTGCTGATCGACTCCCTGTCGCAGGGGCCCGCCCCCGACCCCTTCTACCTGTACAGCTACTTCTTCTCCGCCAAGACCACCGCACCGGTCGGCCGGATCGCCAACCCGAACTTCGCCCGGTTCAAGGACACCAAGGTGGATGCCGCCCTCAACGCCCTGGAGGCCATCGACCCGCAGGACACCGCGGCCCGGAAGCCGTACTACGACACCATCCAGACCGAGATCGAGAAGTCGATGCCGTACATCCCGATCCTCACCGGCGGCACCACGAGCGAGTTCAACGCGAGCAAGTTCACCGGCTGGCCCACCGAGGACGACCTCTACGCCTTCCCGGCGGTCTGGGGCCGGCCCGACAACTCGCAGGTCTTCCTGCACCTCAAGCCCGCCAAGTGA
- a CDS encoding ROK family protein — MVRRLIDDGLVTEVGRSESTGGKPRTLLALNESSRYAVGVHLDHSGITYALTDLGGSVVARMSRAGAGTDNPPVVVARMADEVDKLIQGVGISRNLVLGLGLVSPGPLTPASGMRLTPPTMRHWEEFPLDQALAKATGLPVILENDATAAALGEHWSGVVRGTPSFAAVYMGTGIGAGLMIDGVVYRGRSGNAGEIGHMCLDADGPDCWCGARGCTEALAGPAAVVTQARADVRISRAAGLTQGPGGQRPSVAADFAAVARAARLGDRGARELLEGSARWLALATRALANVMDLETLVLTGPGLAVAGSVYLPVVQAELDQAFFARAAHPVVARLSDSAATAPAIGAATMVLRAELVPLRQGGLPLSSALGEPELKAAADAAADGTRSVTSRRDSL; from the coding sequence GTGGTGCGTCGCCTGATCGACGACGGCCTGGTCACCGAGGTCGGCCGGTCCGAGTCCACCGGGGGCAAGCCGCGTACCCTGCTGGCGCTCAACGAAAGCTCACGCTACGCGGTCGGCGTCCATCTCGACCACTCGGGCATCACCTACGCGCTCACCGACCTCGGTGGCTCGGTGGTGGCCCGGATGTCCAGGGCCGGGGCAGGCACCGACAATCCTCCCGTGGTGGTGGCCCGCATGGCCGACGAGGTGGACAAGCTCATCCAGGGGGTCGGCATCAGCCGGAACCTGGTCCTGGGCCTGGGTCTGGTGTCCCCCGGGCCGCTCACTCCAGCCAGCGGCATGCGCCTGACGCCCCCGACGATGCGGCACTGGGAGGAGTTCCCCCTCGACCAGGCACTGGCGAAGGCCACCGGTCTTCCGGTCATTCTGGAGAACGACGCCACCGCAGCGGCCCTCGGGGAACACTGGTCCGGCGTGGTACGGGGCACCCCGAGCTTCGCCGCCGTATACATGGGAACCGGCATCGGTGCCGGCCTCATGATCGACGGTGTCGTCTACCGTGGCCGGAGCGGCAACGCCGGCGAGATCGGCCACATGTGCCTCGACGCGGACGGCCCCGACTGTTGGTGCGGCGCACGCGGGTGCACCGAAGCGCTCGCGGGTCCGGCCGCCGTGGTGACACAGGCGCGAGCCGACGTGCGCATCTCTCGTGCGGCTGGGCTGACCCAGGGGCCGGGCGGGCAGCGTCCCTCGGTGGCCGCCGACTTCGCGGCCGTGGCACGGGCAGCCCGACTCGGGGATCGTGGTGCCCGGGAGTTGCTGGAGGGGTCCGCGCGCTGGCTCGCTCTCGCCACGCGAGCGCTCGCCAACGTCATGGACCTGGAGACGCTGGTGCTCACGGGCCCTGGCCTGGCTGTCGCCGGTTCGGTGTATCTGCCTGTCGTGCAGGCGGAGTTGGACCAGGCATTCTTCGCACGCGCTGCGCATCCGGTGGTTGCGCGCCTGTCGGACTCGGCCGCCACCGCTCCCGCCATCGGAGCGGCGACCATGGTGCTACGGGCCGAACTGGTGCCCCTGCGCCAGGGTGGCCTTCCCCTTTCAAGCGCTCTGGGGGAGCCGGAGCTCAAAGCCGCGGCCGACGCCGCAGCGGACGGCACCCGCTCGGTGACATCGCGCCGGGATTCGCTCTGA
- a CDS encoding glycosyl hydrolase — MTATAAQATPTTSHRRPMAKRAARPVNTSATREAGNLLSFIAAQYGNHIISGQQESTWIDGPDYEMNYIHDRTGTYPAIRGLDICDAPGSADRAIAWWRAGGIPMFGYHMGAPTCPDNYEGSQQTVSIDRVLTPGTAEHTSFLERLDNAAAQLGTLQAARVAAIWRPFHEAGGTWFWWSKEGGAQYQRLWRFTFDYLTTTKGLNNLVWLFGFNGTPAASASFYPGKQYVDIAGADTYAGDGDYDPQKAMYDATTAVVGSAVPVALHENGPIPDPNLLGQAGAHWVLFNTWNVEHLTVSNSVEHLVNVYQHHYVITRDEVPNLR, encoded by the coding sequence ATGACGGCGACCGCAGCACAGGCCACCCCCACCACCTCGCATCGCCGGCCGATGGCCAAGCGCGCCGCCCGTCCCGTCAACACGAGTGCCACCCGCGAGGCAGGCAACCTGCTGTCGTTCATCGCCGCCCAGTACGGGAACCACATCATTTCCGGTCAACAGGAGTCAACGTGGATTGACGGTCCCGACTACGAGATGAACTACATCCACGACAGGACCGGCACATACCCTGCCATCCGCGGCCTCGACATCTGCGACGCTCCTGGGTCCGCCGACCGGGCCATCGCCTGGTGGCGAGCCGGGGGGATCCCGATGTTCGGCTATCACATGGGGGCGCCCACCTGCCCGGACAACTACGAGGGCTCCCAGCAGACCGTGTCGATCGACAGGGTACTCACCCCCGGGACGGCCGAGCACACCTCCTTCCTTGAACGGCTCGACAATGCGGCCGCGCAGTTGGGCACACTACAAGCAGCCAGAGTGGCCGCCATCTGGCGTCCCTTCCACGAGGCCGGCGGGACCTGGTTCTGGTGGAGCAAGGAGGGCGGAGCCCAGTACCAGCGGCTGTGGCGGTTCACGTTCGACTACCTCACCACCACCAAGGGGCTGAACAACCTGGTCTGGCTGTTCGGCTTCAACGGCACACCGGCCGCCTCCGCCTCCTTCTACCCCGGCAAGCAGTACGTCGACATCGCCGGCGCCGACACCTATGCCGGCGATGGCGACTACGACCCGCAGAAAGCGATGTACGACGCAACGACAGCAGTGGTCGGCTCGGCTGTTCCCGTCGCTCTGCACGAGAACGGCCCCATCCCCGACCCGAACCTGCTTGGGCAGGCGGGAGCCCACTGGGTCCTGTTCAACACCTGGAACGTCGAGCACCTGACGGTGAGCAACTCGGTGGAGCATCTGGTCAACGTCTACCAGCACCACTACGTCATCACCCGCGATGAGGTACCGAACCTGCGCTGA